In Rhodopirellula halodulae, one DNA window encodes the following:
- a CDS encoding DUF1559 domain-containing protein — MHRDFKHSRPATASGFTLVELLVVIAIIGVLVGLLLPAVQAAREAARRMSCSNNFKQLGLALHNYHSAYNELPMHGGGTHPTVATHPWVNTTTGNNMRLSMLVGLMPFVEQQGLWEMIANPNDFDQDGTIDFPAMGPTPENIDYVPWATDIPTLRCPSDPGKGLPSLGRTNYAANLGDSTDYMRDGYVYVRNDSSVLPYAATNATAQRTNAAHRGFFIVHKSSQFRDVLDGLSNTIAMGELTTDLGDKDARTSLTSGGTYSTNNNHWTIVVTPNWCEQHLDPERPQFWRPEAPIVGATSGRGFRWASFNPTFTMIHTVRPPNSEICSAGAVDRNNLTSVSSRHQGGAHVLMGDGAVKFITDSIEAGNQSNRMVYQWGTAAFNNSPGSASPYGLWGALGTRGAREVIDGEF, encoded by the coding sequence ATGCATCGTGATTTCAAACACTCGCGCCCGGCAACTGCCTCGGGCTTCACCTTGGTCGAGTTGTTGGTCGTGATCGCCATCATCGGCGTCTTGGTTGGTCTTTTGCTTCCTGCTGTTCAAGCCGCTCGCGAAGCTGCCCGTCGGATGAGCTGCAGCAACAATTTCAAGCAGCTTGGGCTTGCTCTGCACAACTATCACTCGGCCTACAACGAGCTTCCGATGCACGGCGGCGGGACGCACCCGACGGTCGCCACGCATCCTTGGGTCAACACGACCACGGGAAACAACATGCGTCTGAGCATGCTTGTTGGGCTGATGCCATTTGTCGAGCAACAAGGCTTGTGGGAGATGATCGCCAACCCGAATGATTTTGATCAGGACGGCACGATCGACTTTCCCGCGATGGGGCCGACGCCGGAAAACATTGACTATGTGCCATGGGCAACCGACATTCCGACGCTTCGTTGCCCGAGTGATCCTGGGAAGGGGTTGCCTTCCTTAGGACGTACCAATTACGCCGCAAACCTGGGTGATTCGACGGACTACATGCGTGACGGTTACGTCTATGTTCGCAACGACTCGTCCGTGTTGCCGTATGCGGCCACCAATGCAACAGCACAGCGCACCAACGCCGCGCATCGCGGATTTTTCATTGTCCACAAATCAAGTCAGTTCCGTGATGTTTTGGACGGACTGTCCAACACCATCGCCATGGGCGAACTGACAACCGATCTGGGTGACAAAGACGCACGAACCAGCTTGACTTCTGGCGGCACCTACAGCACCAACAACAACCACTGGACGATTGTTGTGACGCCCAATTGGTGTGAGCAGCATTTGGATCCCGAGCGTCCTCAGTTTTGGCGTCCAGAGGCACCCATTGTTGGCGCGACCTCCGGACGTGGTTTCCGCTGGGCAAGCTTCAACCCAACTTTCACCATGATCCACACCGTTCGTCCACCGAACTCCGAGATTTGTTCGGCGGGCGCGGTCGACCGGAACAACTTGACGTCGGTATCCAGCCGTCACCAAGGTGGCGCTCATGTGCTGATGGGTGACGGTGCCGTGAAGTTCATCACGGATTCAATCGAAGCTGGAAACCAATCCAATCGAATGGTTTATCAGTGGGGAACGGCCGCGTTCAACAATTCGCCCGGTTCAGCGAGCCCCTACGGTCTGTGGGGAGCACTTGGAACGCGTGGTGCACGAGAAGTCATCGACGGCGAGTTCTAG
- a CDS encoding family 78 glycoside hydrolase catalytic domain has protein sequence MYHRFVVGISFLLLWSGAFASAAPPETLAKPQLEGDETAGFHSRGYSPLFNGKDLSGWHNPYPHGEAKVVDGEIHLTADKKFFLVTERAFTNFRLSIDIHLPEGESNSGVMFRCHVNEDSKPTVFGYQAECDGSSRRWSGGLFDEGRRKWIWPSTEGRSTKQFLQHEDESKQFFAQPQVRDALNRHGWNRYVITCMNDLIAIELNGVQTVRFRDSEDASGFIGIQHHGESEQTYRFRNLFIKELPVVPAREHVAVIEQEPIAIKRISERVVQLDFGKVAFGNIVMPVPDGRGTAKVHFGEKLKDNRIDSTPPGTVRYGMTTIRKGQQRGNWIVPPPLDDRTVEQAGLMYANPPAVLLPSKWKPMIPFRWLELEGLDDSFDYSLIRRRAAFSKTWNEDASSFECSNETLNRIWELCKYSIRATTFAGIYVDGDRERIPYEADAYLNQLSHYATDDNVTMAARTFDWLMENGTWPTEWAPHMVFMARAEWMRSGDTEWLRHRYESLKTKTLLDRSGDDGLVRSDEMDRNRHDIVDWPQKERDGFVFTEINTVVNAFHIRALEQMSELAQAVGKAEDATAFSNRARLARESFHTKLFNAETGIYRDGIGTDHSSIHANFFPMAFGLVPPAHQASVLDWLKSKQMDCSVYAAQYFMDALFENGGGSKALELILADGDRSWKHMLDSGTTITWEAWDLKYKPNQDWNHAWGAAPANLLPRHVLGVQPITAGWNQIRIRPCCADLKYARGRVPSARGPIEIAWTSEDAFQLSGQLPEGVSALLELPMQTDTSEVTVNGSKVSTEIQDGRIRLENELQGSFVVRVE, from the coding sequence GTGTATCACCGATTTGTCGTTGGAATATCCTTTCTGCTCCTTTGGTCAGGAGCCTTTGCTTCTGCCGCACCACCTGAAACACTGGCAAAACCTCAGTTGGAAGGGGACGAAACAGCAGGTTTTCACAGTCGTGGCTACAGCCCGCTCTTCAATGGCAAGGATCTGTCTGGTTGGCACAACCCTTACCCGCATGGCGAGGCCAAGGTGGTGGATGGCGAGATCCATCTGACCGCTGACAAGAAATTTTTCTTGGTCACCGAAAGGGCGTTTACGAATTTTCGGCTTAGCATCGACATTCATTTGCCGGAGGGCGAATCAAACTCCGGTGTCATGTTTCGGTGTCATGTGAACGAGGACTCAAAGCCAACCGTCTTTGGCTATCAGGCGGAGTGCGATGGTTCGTCACGTCGATGGTCTGGTGGCTTGTTCGATGAAGGAAGACGCAAATGGATTTGGCCCAGCACCGAAGGGCGATCCACCAAGCAATTCCTGCAGCACGAAGACGAGTCCAAGCAGTTCTTTGCTCAGCCACAAGTGCGGGACGCGCTGAACCGTCATGGTTGGAATCGCTATGTCATCACTTGCATGAACGATTTGATCGCGATTGAGCTTAACGGCGTCCAAACCGTTCGTTTTCGAGATTCCGAGGATGCCAGCGGTTTCATTGGCATTCAACACCACGGTGAATCCGAACAGACCTATCGCTTTCGGAATTTGTTCATCAAAGAGCTGCCTGTTGTACCGGCACGTGAACATGTTGCGGTTATCGAACAGGAGCCAATTGCGATCAAGCGAATTAGCGAACGGGTCGTTCAGCTCGATTTTGGAAAAGTCGCGTTTGGGAACATTGTGATGCCGGTCCCGGATGGCCGAGGCACAGCGAAGGTGCACTTTGGTGAGAAGCTGAAGGACAATCGAATTGATTCAACACCACCCGGAACGGTTCGCTACGGGATGACTACGATTCGAAAGGGACAACAACGCGGTAATTGGATCGTGCCGCCACCATTGGATGATCGAACGGTGGAGCAAGCGGGTTTGATGTACGCGAATCCGCCTGCGGTGTTACTGCCGAGCAAGTGGAAACCGATGATCCCGTTTCGATGGCTCGAATTGGAGGGTCTCGACGATTCATTCGACTATTCGCTCATCCGACGTCGAGCTGCTTTTTCAAAGACTTGGAACGAGGACGCGAGTTCGTTTGAATGCTCCAACGAGACACTCAATCGCATTTGGGAATTGTGCAAATACAGCATCCGCGCCACGACGTTTGCCGGCATCTATGTGGACGGCGATCGAGAGCGGATTCCCTACGAAGCCGATGCCTATTTGAACCAGCTCAGCCACTACGCCACAGATGACAACGTCACGATGGCCGCCAGAACTTTTGACTGGTTGATGGAGAACGGGACTTGGCCGACCGAGTGGGCTCCACACATGGTTTTCATGGCTCGCGCCGAATGGATGCGGTCGGGCGACACCGAATGGCTGCGGCATCGCTACGAATCGTTGAAAACGAAAACACTTCTTGATCGCAGCGGCGATGACGGGCTGGTCCGCAGCGACGAGATGGATCGCAACCGGCACGACATCGTGGATTGGCCGCAGAAAGAACGCGATGGCTTTGTGTTCACCGAGATCAATACGGTGGTCAACGCGTTCCATATTCGGGCACTCGAGCAAATGTCCGAACTCGCCCAAGCCGTCGGCAAGGCAGAAGATGCGACCGCGTTTTCGAATCGAGCAAGGCTCGCGAGAGAATCATTTCATACGAAGTTGTTTAACGCGGAAACTGGGATTTACCGTGACGGGATCGGCACCGACCACAGCAGCATCCATGCAAACTTTTTTCCGATGGCCTTTGGTTTGGTACCACCCGCCCACCAAGCCAGTGTCCTTGATTGGCTGAAATCAAAGCAAATGGATTGCAGCGTCTATGCCGCTCAATACTTCATGGATGCGTTGTTTGAGAATGGTGGCGGTTCGAAGGCGCTCGAGTTGATCCTTGCTGACGGTGATCGCAGTTGGAAACATATGTTGGACAGTGGAACCACCATCACATGGGAAGCATGGGATTTGAAGTACAAACCGAATCAAGATTGGAACCACGCCTGGGGTGCGGCTCCCGCGAACTTGCTCCCTCGGCACGTATTGGGCGTTCAGCCAATCACCGCAGGTTGGAATCAGATCCGCATTCGACCTTGTTGTGCCGATTTGAAATACGCTCGCGGACGCGTGCCCTCGGCTCGAGGTCCAATCGAAATTGCTTGGACCAGCGAAGACGCGTTTCAGCTTTCTGGTCAGTTGCCCGAAGGCGTCAGCGCGTTGCTAGAGCTTCCCATGCAAACCGACACAAGCGAAGTCACCGTCAACGGATCAAAGGTGTCCACGGAGATCCAAGACGGTCGCATTCGACTTGAGAACGAACTTCAAGGATCTTTCGTCGTACGAGTCGAATGA
- a CDS encoding DUF1501 domain-containing protein → MLHNDLSIIENRRRFLANAGMGLGTSALTSLVLGTRSASANSASEKAASDATLPPGCHFAPKAKRVIFLFMAGAPSQIDLFDYKPELAKQFNQPLPPSVSQGQRVTAMTRGQEQLVVPSGFGFSQQGDSGIWMSDLLPHLSTQVDKLCFVDSMHTESINHDPGKTAFCTGTELPGKPSMGAWLSYGLGTLNKDLPDYIVMPSAYWSGKVNVQALYSRLWGSGFLPSKHQGTSFQTSGDPVLFLSNPKGIDAGIRRRMLDSLGDLNRKHFGEIGDPEIETTIAQQEMAFRMQTSVPDLTDIADESAETLAMYGPEVNNPGSYARNCLLARRMAERDVRFIQLFHRGWDHHSKLPDNLPGQCQDVDQPTAALLKDLEQRGLLDDTLVVFAGEFGRTVYGQGKLNMKTYGRDHHPRCFTALLAGGGIRGGMRYGATDEFSYNVVADPVHVRDLHATMLSLLGIDHNRLTFPFQGLEQKLTGVEPAKVIEGIIS, encoded by the coding sequence ATGCTTCACAACGATCTCTCGATCATTGAAAATCGCCGTCGATTCTTGGCCAATGCCGGGATGGGATTGGGAACCTCCGCGCTCACTTCGTTGGTTTTGGGCACCAGGTCGGCTTCGGCAAATTCGGCCAGCGAAAAGGCGGCCAGCGACGCCACGTTACCGCCGGGTTGCCATTTTGCACCCAAGGCCAAACGCGTCATCTTTTTATTCATGGCGGGGGCGCCCAGCCAAATCGATTTGTTCGACTACAAGCCTGAATTGGCGAAGCAGTTCAACCAGCCTTTGCCACCATCGGTCAGCCAAGGACAACGCGTGACCGCCATGACGCGTGGGCAGGAACAACTGGTGGTCCCCAGCGGCTTTGGTTTTTCGCAACAAGGTGACAGCGGCATTTGGATGAGCGATCTGCTGCCGCATTTGTCGACTCAAGTGGACAAGCTTTGTTTTGTTGATTCCATGCACACGGAATCGATTAACCATGATCCAGGCAAGACCGCTTTCTGCACCGGAACGGAACTGCCTGGCAAGCCAAGCATGGGAGCCTGGCTAAGCTACGGACTGGGGACGCTCAACAAAGACTTGCCCGATTACATTGTGATGCCGTCGGCTTATTGGAGTGGAAAGGTCAACGTCCAAGCGTTGTATTCGCGGCTTTGGGGCAGTGGGTTTCTGCCGTCCAAGCACCAAGGGACCAGCTTTCAAACGTCTGGCGATCCAGTGTTGTTTCTTTCCAATCCGAAAGGCATTGATGCGGGCATTCGACGACGAATGTTGGACTCACTGGGTGACTTGAACCGCAAGCACTTCGGTGAAATTGGTGATCCCGAAATCGAAACCACCATCGCGCAACAAGAGATGGCGTTTCGAATGCAAACGTCCGTCCCAGATCTGACCGACATCGCGGACGAATCCGCTGAGACTCTCGCGATGTATGGTCCCGAAGTGAACAATCCCGGATCGTATGCACGCAACTGCTTGTTGGCCCGGCGAATGGCGGAACGGGATGTTCGCTTCATCCAGCTCTTCCACCGAGGCTGGGACCACCACTCGAAGCTGCCCGACAACTTGCCCGGCCAATGCCAAGATGTCGACCAGCCCACCGCAGCATTGTTGAAGGACTTGGAACAACGCGGGTTGTTGGACGACACCCTGGTGGTGTTCGCTGGTGAGTTTGGACGAACCGTTTACGGCCAAGGCAAATTGAACATGAAAACATACGGCCGCGATCACCATCCGCGATGTTTCACCGCTTTGCTGGCCGGAGGCGGAATTCGCGGTGGAATGCGTTACGGAGCGACCGACGAATTTAGCTATAACGTGGTCGCCGATCCGGTGCATGTGCGAGACCTGCACGCGACCATGCTTTCCCTGCTGGGAATTGACCACAATCGACTGACATTTCCGTTTCAAGGATTGGAGCAGAAACTGACGGGAGTCGAGCCAGCGAAAGTGATTGAAGGAATCATCTCCTAA